The Thunnus albacares chromosome 21, fThuAlb1.1, whole genome shotgun sequence genome window below encodes:
- the LOC122972785 gene encoding leucine-rich repeat-containing protein 19-like isoform X1, producing MSAFRFYNKEQRSIAALAALRRQLNLVCLTARRGTGGIMDRCRQHLLLRWMIAVVAMNVLGNNAKVVEADKLQVKNVTNRQEVIPYDGKGTSINKLVIEKNQITLNEQDRLALAHFPKLVELHLDDNLVTNIPAHYFSVAPHLRVLSLSGNMIHSLDSESFSGLNDLTELNLSNNLLTSLPSQLFRGLKHLQVLKLQGNPWNCSCPLLSSIREIKETGVRFAGPPTKCVSPKRQAGKDLLEATAKCYPSPPPSSSSTADPKNPVNFQQHQVPITLPKTTLTSSTTKNLGINKGRTVSIIYVDVQIKHNLMDTSLFPISTLQPQLDQTPVLGNTWKFTACVAASTLCIFMLIVGAIKGPSWYKLFHNYRHKRLQQEEDGREDTVSTVFSETGRHVSHQTFTFKQDDGQVEEEEEEDGYFEDPYIKREE from the exons ATGTCAGCCTTCAGGTTTTACAACAAGGAACAAAGGTCTATTGCTGCGCTGGCTGCTTTGAGACGACAGCTGAATTTAGTTTGTCTTACTGCTCGCAGAGGAACAG GAGGCATTATGGACAGGTGCCGGCAACATCTTCTACTGCGGTGGATGATTGCTGTGGTAGCAATGAATGTACTGGGAAACAATGCTAAGGTTGTGGAAGCAGACAAACTG CAGGTAAAGAACGTAACCAACCGTCAAGAAGTCATTCCTTATGATGGCAAAGGTACCTCTATTAATAAACTGGTGATTGAGAAGAACCAGATTACTTTGAATGAGCAGGACAGACTAGCCCTGGCTCATTTTCCCAAACTGGTAGAACTTCACCTGGACGATAACCTGGTGACCAATATACCAGCCCACTACTTCTCTGTTGCACCACATCTCAGAGTGCTGTCTCTGTCTGGAAATATGATCCACAG CCTGGACTCTGAGTCTTTCTCTGGTCTAAATGACCTCACAGAGCTGAATCTGTCCAACAACCTGCTGACAAGTCTCCCTTCACAGCTATTCAGAGGGCTAAAACATCTACAG GTGCTGAAACTACAAGGAAACCCCTGGAACTGTTCCTGTCCGCTGCTGAGCAGCATTAGAGAGATCAAAGAAACAGGAGTTAGATTTG CAGGGCCACCTACGAAATGTGTTTCACCAAAGAGGCAGGCTGGAAAGGATCTTTTAGAGGCTACAGCTAAATGTTatccatcaccaccaccatcctcATCCTCCACTGCAGACCCAAAAAACCCAGTCAACTTTCAGCAGCATCAGGTCCCAATCACTTTGCCAAAAACTACCCTGACTTCAAGCACCACCAAGAACCTCGGCATCAACAAAGGTAGGACAGTTTCTATCATATATGTAGATgtccaaataaaacataacttaATGGACACGTCTCTCTTCCCAATCTCCACCCTCCAACCCCAACTAGACCAGACACCCGTGCTCGGCAACACATGGAAGTTCACAGCATGTGTTGCAGCCTCGACTCTGTGCATCTTCATGCTCATCGTGGGTGCCATCAAAGGTCCTTCCTGGTACAAGCTCTTCCACAACTACCGGCATAAGCGACTGCAACAAGAAGAGGATGGCAGGGAGGACACTGTGTCGACCGTCTTCTCAGAGACAGGCAGACACGTGAGCCATCAGACATTCACCTTTAAACAAGACGACGGgcaggtagaggaggaggaggaggaggatgggtaCTTTGAGGATCCATATATCAAGAGAGAAGAGTGA
- the LOC122972785 gene encoding leucine-rich repeat-containing protein 19-like isoform X2: MSAFRFYNKEQRSIAALAALRRQLNLVCLTARRGTGGIMDRCRQHLLLRWMIAVVAMNVLGNNAKVVEADKLQVKNVTNRQEVIPYDGKGTSINKLVIEKNQITLNEQDRLALAHFPKLVELHLDDNLVTNIPAHYFSVAPHLRVLSLSGNMIHSLDSESFSGLNDLTELNLSNNLLTSLPSQLFRGLKHLQVLKLQGNPWNCSCPLLSSIREIKETGVRFAGPPTKCVSPKRQAGKDLLEATAKCYPSPPPSSSSTADPKNPVNFQQHQVPITLPKTTLTSSTTKNLGINKDQTPVLGNTWKFTACVAASTLCIFMLIVGAIKGPSWYKLFHNYRHKRLQQEEDGREDTVSTVFSETGRHVSHQTFTFKQDDGQVEEEEEEDGYFEDPYIKREE, translated from the exons ATGTCAGCCTTCAGGTTTTACAACAAGGAACAAAGGTCTATTGCTGCGCTGGCTGCTTTGAGACGACAGCTGAATTTAGTTTGTCTTACTGCTCGCAGAGGAACAG GAGGCATTATGGACAGGTGCCGGCAACATCTTCTACTGCGGTGGATGATTGCTGTGGTAGCAATGAATGTACTGGGAAACAATGCTAAGGTTGTGGAAGCAGACAAACTG CAGGTAAAGAACGTAACCAACCGTCAAGAAGTCATTCCTTATGATGGCAAAGGTACCTCTATTAATAAACTGGTGATTGAGAAGAACCAGATTACTTTGAATGAGCAGGACAGACTAGCCCTGGCTCATTTTCCCAAACTGGTAGAACTTCACCTGGACGATAACCTGGTGACCAATATACCAGCCCACTACTTCTCTGTTGCACCACATCTCAGAGTGCTGTCTCTGTCTGGAAATATGATCCACAG CCTGGACTCTGAGTCTTTCTCTGGTCTAAATGACCTCACAGAGCTGAATCTGTCCAACAACCTGCTGACAAGTCTCCCTTCACAGCTATTCAGAGGGCTAAAACATCTACAG GTGCTGAAACTACAAGGAAACCCCTGGAACTGTTCCTGTCCGCTGCTGAGCAGCATTAGAGAGATCAAAGAAACAGGAGTTAGATTTG CAGGGCCACCTACGAAATGTGTTTCACCAAAGAGGCAGGCTGGAAAGGATCTTTTAGAGGCTACAGCTAAATGTTatccatcaccaccaccatcctcATCCTCCACTGCAGACCCAAAAAACCCAGTCAACTTTCAGCAGCATCAGGTCCCAATCACTTTGCCAAAAACTACCCTGACTTCAAGCACCACCAAGAACCTCGGCATCAACAAAG ACCAGACACCCGTGCTCGGCAACACATGGAAGTTCACAGCATGTGTTGCAGCCTCGACTCTGTGCATCTTCATGCTCATCGTGGGTGCCATCAAAGGTCCTTCCTGGTACAAGCTCTTCCACAACTACCGGCATAAGCGACTGCAACAAGAAGAGGATGGCAGGGAGGACACTGTGTCGACCGTCTTCTCAGAGACAGGCAGACACGTGAGCCATCAGACATTCACCTTTAAACAAGACGACGGgcaggtagaggaggaggaggaggaggatgggtaCTTTGAGGATCCATATATCAAGAGAGAAGAGTGA